The DNA sequence CAAGCTGCTCTTTTGTCCTGTATCCAGATAcacacaaataaataaacaaatgaagataaataaagaaacaaaTATAAATACAACCCATAAAAAGCCATGGAAAGTGAAAGCATATTTTCGTTAACAAATGTTAGACGGTCAAATGCAAGAAACTAAAATAGCATTCAATAGTCACCTCAGCTGATTGAAAAGCGGCTCATCCACAATTTCttcaaaaagatcaattaaagCTTTCAATTTGATTGATCCCAACCCAAGATCTTGCTCAATTTGAAAATATAGCTGCATGAATACCAAATTAAGAAACAGGAGAAGTTTGTTAGAAATTTCAAAAAACAATTATCCATGAAAAACGACAAACAAAAATAAtccaactgaaattacctcaacCACAGAATTCTTTTCTGACTTGTTCTTTACACTAACATCTCTAACTAGATTGGCACTGGATGGAAGGCAAATAACGCGTTCAGCGTGCCTCAGCTCAATGGGAAGTGGATTTACTATAAAGTTCGTCTTAAATATATTTGAtatgttaattgcttcttcttctgaaaTATTTCCATGGCATAGACCCTCAATGTATAGCTGTCCAAAGTTGATGTAAAGGAATAAATTTCAaacaatttattgatataaactAGAGAACTATAATATATCATGGAACTCATGTTTAAAAACCaagtaattaaaaactaataaacaaAGAACAAGCTACCAAGAAGTAGCTATTTTCTTGTAAATGTAAGCATTATCAAGCTGAGACATGAGATTCTCATACACACAAACAGAACAAGTGCATCAAACAAAGTAGTTATAttaagtttagggtttagggtttaaggataTAATAACACTTCCCATGCatgtattttttgaaaacattattcttttttacaagaaataaaataaaataaaactagacaataaaagactgtaaaataGTCCAAACAATAACATATAAGATTAAATACTTCATGCCTACCTCGGAGCGAAGTTCAGGGATAAATGCAATCAAATCATCAAGAAATAAATCATTTAGATGATGCAGCTTCTCCTCAATGTCATAAAAGCTCTGGCACAAAACTTGCAATCTCAAATATGCCGAATGACTTAAAGGCTTCATGTTGGTATTCTTCAAAGTTCTCTTCATGTCTTCTTTTATAACCTGAACAATAATGATTGGTTCATTATAATCAACAAAGCAAACAGAACTATGAAACAGGGCAAAAAGGATAACATAGACATTTTGATAAGAGATAAAAGGAAATATGTGATGTACCTCAAATCGATCGCCAGTAGGAATAAAGGATCTAGCTACTGATAAAACTTTAGATAAGAGAATGGGAAGCTTCTCATTGAAACCATAGACCTTCAGTTCCAGTTTGTCGCCAACATAGGAGACAGAAGTTTCTAACTTTGCAATACTAGCCTGCACACATAGACACGTGTTGTATAAAGTCCTTTAAAAATAAGATTGAAGTAACTACATTCACCAACAGTTTCTTAGATTGCCTAAGATGATTTAATTTTAACTCGAGCCAACTCTTATGATACAAAATTTGCACATATAAACTAGCAGATGATATTTTGGAAAGctggaatgaaaaaaaaaaaaaaacaaagtaatTAGTTAGGAGTTTGAATAGTCAGTTAAGAGTGGAAGCCTCTCTCTTATAAAGATACCTTTTTCTCAATTAATCAGTTTACATGCTTAAGGTATGAAGCTATGTAGTAAATAGAATTACCTAGTGAATCTATTCAGAAACAAAAACGTACAAAGGACAGAAATCCTCCAAACAAGAGAGAAGTAAACAAATAACCGAAACAACAGAAAATTTCTGAATGAGCAACATGTTTTGATGGAGGATATATAATATAGACGAATGGCTCTACTTTTAGTGTCAAGCAAGACAGACGATTAACCTGATATATGACTTCATTCAACTCATCTTTAAGAAGAAGAATGAACAATTCAGACAATACACAACTCCGGGCATTAGCATATCCACCCTTCAAGTTAATCCGAAAATATGTATTGGCACGAGGAACTTTGAAAGTACTATCCAACTTGTACCAGAATTTGATCAATGCTTCATCAACTATACATCTAGGAGAAGTTGAATTTGCAAACTCATCACATGTGTCACCAGAACGTATAGAAAAATCACTTGGAATGAACTCATTTTTTGATGGAAGATGTAGTGAGGCCTCAATTTCTGGAGGATTTCTCCATAACTCCATTAAATCTTGAGCAATGTCTTCTTCAACATAACGTGAACCAAACCAAGGTTCACATTGGACATCTGCAAAGTAGCACCATCAAGTTGTTCAATCATCATGATGGAAATATAACTTCCAGATATATTTTGTTAACAATTGAGTTTAGTTATCAATTCCCAATGGTTCAACATAACAGATTAACAGTGAAAGAAATAAATAGAAGTGCCAACTAGCCACAGGTGAAAAGATAACTCACCTTCCGACTTGAGGAACAACTTCGAAACAACATCTACTCTCATGTTTTCTGGAATGAAGAAACCAAGAAGTTGCTTTATCAATTGTTCGTCCCAAGTCTGGTAAACATATTCACCATATATGACATGCTCTGGCGGATAAAAGAGTAAATTTTctgcacaaaaaaaaattcaaataagccagaaaaatataacaaatctGCATAGGAAGTATCTAAACTTTCAAAATATATTGTAATTGGGTTGAAAGCATAACAAATAAATATTCAGTTTTTGCTATAAACAAAAACTGAcagcaattttttttaatcttctaTCATATGTTGCATTTTCTCTATATCCTATTGATTAACAAACGACTTAAGAAAACAACTCCAAGCAGATAAATTAGAAACCTGAGAGTTCAGCAGCATAATCATCTTGTGGTTGCTCTTCTGCAAATCTAAAATCCATTTTTCCAATGCTTTGAAGTTCTTTGAATATCCATTCTTGTGGAGGAATTTGATGCAATAACTTCAGGTATTGATAGACAAAGCCAATGATATCAAAGATCTGGGAAGTGAAATCAAAGTTAAGCCATATTGAAGAGAAGTAATTTGTAGAAACTGGAAAGCATAAGCTGATCTGAATGATCACACAAGTTAATTTACTCATCAACTGGTCAATACTGTTTTCACACTAGTCTATTGACTGAAAAATTTTAAtccaatataataataataataaagctgaaattgaaataaatcttaTGTTTGAGGGCCCACTAAACACACTACTTGCTCTTACTCTCTTCTATCTGAAAGGCCATACAAGTGATGAGATTATGATCACCTTTTCAACACCAGAGTCAGTGAGGTTTATGGACACAACAAAGATATAAGCTATAGTTGACCGATAAGTTCCTTCATCCCCAACACCGGCAGAGAGAGATGTAGCCCAACCTTTAGCCTTGAGAAAGGAAAGCAAGCTTCCCTTGCCCTCTGAAAGGTTGATTATGTTATTGTTAATGAAAGCCGCACAAGAAAATGTCCAGACTTagattttagataaaaatatagaTTGACAAAATGAGAAGTAAAACTTCCATTGGAAAACAAAAGTAGAGACCATAAAAAGGAAATTGTgatgaaagaatgagaaaaacaTATCATCAAAATCATATACCAAAACCACTTTCCATTGCATGTAAAGTGGTTAAGCTCTTAAACATAGTAACTTCTACAGATATGAAAAAAATCCTATTGCAGAAAAcaaattttcataataattttaagTTGGAACAAAAACTGATGAAGATGTATATACACAAACAGAAGACTGGCTTTTGCTTAAGATGCAAAAAAAATACATGACAACAGATACAAGCATATACAAAGTTATAAAGTATGCAGTCTTAACTGTCAAGTATCACTGTATCAGCTATTCATCCATAATGAGATATCTTACCATGCCCAAGAAGATGAGCTAAATAATCCTGCGGTTTCTTCAAATACTCCTGGTGTAGACAGGGAAGTGTCCACAATAAGTCGAGGATATGAACATCTTTGACAGCTTCTAGCCAGTAAACTTTACCAGATTTCCAAATAGGACCTTCTGCACTGAACTTGGGGTTCACTTGAGGACCCTTTCTGATAGCACCAAATAATTCCGCAACCCAACTCTCAAGCACATCAAGAGGGTCTACACATTTATACATAAAGCACATCACTATAAAGAATAAACATACCAGCATATATTGGTCTCAATCCTAATCCTGGCGTGAGTTGTTAAAACAAATAAATCTCATTTTTGTAGAAGATAAATCTATGATGAATCTAATCTTGAGACTAGTATAATTATTTCTCAACTATTAATAAATGGATAAGTgggaatggaaaaaaaaaaaaactaagcacCTTATTATTGCTGGAAGAAAAACATtactaaaataaaattgtaaaactTTAAATTGAATAATGGTGTAGGTAAGTAGGAATTCACCTCCACCAATAACAACAAGCTTCATTAATCCACCATGGTAATAATCTTTGTATAGTTTGAATATTTGCTCCCGCAAATTAACACCCTTCTCCATAGCATCAACCAAGCTCTTCTTATTGCCTTCATGTACATGGAAAAGAAATGAAATAGTAATTTACTTATACAAAGAAATCTAAATATCTAATTGACCATGTAATAGATGAACAACACTTTTACGGCATACCCCAAAAGAATCTGTTTAAAGGATGACCAACAGCAGAAGTATGGCATTGAAGTTGTTGAAGACGGCAAGCATCGCTTTGCAAAGCCTGGTTAAATTCTATGTTCAGTTTTGTATACCATTATGGTATACCAAACACATTATCAGCAAATTGCAGATAAGGAAATCTGAGCGCTTTCTAGAATCATAATTAAAGTGAAAATCTGCATAATTGGATTATAATGAGACATACCTGAATCTACTGCCTGTACTTCTcgctccatggcctccatttttaCAAGAGGTGAAATAAAGAACTGAGAAAATCTGATAAGAGAAGAAAGACCAAAAGAAAAGTTTAAAAAGAAGTCTAGCATACCTATCAAGAGGATTGAAAATTCCAAGGACCtcataaaattatcaaaattgaatCATTAGATTCATTTAGCTATGTTTAAGTGCAATAAAAACAACgaatattgataataaaaatattataacccAAATCACCAGAAAATGTTTtaccaagaaaaatgagatgaATAAAATCATCAGTATGTAGAATAAAGATCACTAGATTTTATGTCTATAGTCTTGTATTTTAACAAACATTGAGGAGGGATATCGATTCTTATGTCCGTCTATAGCAAGTCTTGTGGGATAGGATTAGGTGTTTTGTTTAGAGGGGTAATCTCTTTGATATGTAGAGAGTAGAGTAGAGAACTTTGTACTTTTGATGCACTCTGTTAATCTCAATTTTTTCATTGAGGATATCTTGTCCTCTACCCTCTATGTAATGTTTTGTTTTATGTTTTCAAACAAATGATGTCAACAATTTGATAggatttgaatcctctaaattttggattttactttagagggtaaagtgtgatctctcatcatttatttcataggtgggacaaagagaaaatatgagagagaaactattcaagggtgaaagatcacactttattctctaaagtgaaaattcaaaatttagaggatccaaattcaatTTGATAAATAGTAGAGGATTCTTTAACAGAAATGTCCTGTTAACTTCTATTAAACTGCATTTGCTAAAAGCTATGCATGATCAACAGATACAATATGGATTCACGCACAGTTCACAACCAATGCATGATCAACATATACAATATGGATTTACATACAATTCACAACCAGCATCACAAGATGAAATTCAAGTTCAAATTTTAAGGTAAGAATTGGGAAGAGCCTTTATGCAAAAATGGATGCATAACAAAGTGCAATAGACAGGACTTTTCATGTCCTCACAACAGAAAGCAAGATTTACCTTCTCAAGGCACCCTTCAAAAACTCTGGCTTTACTTCAAAATGGTAGCATGTATGTTCAGTCTCTGTATATGCATTTGAGGAGCCACCGTGCTTGGATAAATAGCTATCATACTAGCAATAAAAACAGTCAAGCTGCTAGGCAAATTAACTGCACGTTGTAGTCTTGGAACAAATTACAAGGTGTACGCTTACGTTACATTCAAAGAAATGAATCAAATTAATGCTAATTAATTTTGGCCTTTTTAAGTTTGATGAAAGTACAAAAAAGGGACTATGCTACGTgtcaccaaaatcagccactaaagtcagtcaccagtataaaatacatgccgGAATACAAATAcaggttgaaaataaattaaatcacagatgtatttatacacaaatacattggtggctaattttagtggctgattttggtgtatgaatagcatttttgaaaaaaaagaagctAAGATTAAAAACACTTCATGGATAGCCTTTTTTGGGAttgttttttttctcttataatgaggattttttatttattcatcatCCTGTCTTAATGATATTCttcatttattaaaaataaataaatgaagttGGCTGAGCTGGGCCAAGTTGCAAAAAATGCTTGAGGGATCATTTAGACCAAAAACATGAGGGATAGAATATATTGAAGCTTGAGGGATCACttagacaaaaaagaaaaaaaaaacatgaggGGAAAAAGCCCCAAAGGacataattttgaatttcacacgaattttttatttattcgttGATGCTTTGGAAAGAACCCTAACAGACAATGTGGTATTCATTTAATTAATGCGACAATTGCTTACAGccaaaatcctgcatgccctgatatatatatatacaatacatTCTTCCACCCAAGGCTTCATATAAGCGCAAAATAAAGGGAAAATAAAAAAGGACATTATAATGCAAAATTAACATTAATTCTACAATATTATGTCATAACAGGCAACAACAAGTCTTTACGCTACAGTTCTATCTCCTCTAAACCAATTTTCTTAACCAACACAAACATATTCTAGATAAAATTATTTGATCCTTTAGTTCGGCAAAATCATAAATGCATACTTCCCCAAATATAGGGAGGAAACGAGATAAATTCAAATGCATGACAAGACAAGACCCAAACTGACCTCGTTTTCATCCGGGAATTCTTCACTCCCCATGAAGAGCATGTGCTCTGTAAACCAATTACAGAAATGGTAACTTCAAGAAATCAAAAAGCTTCCTCTTAGGAGCTAGGACGTCTCTAGAAGGAACTGGTTAAAAGAATGAAATGTTTTACAAATATAATGTAAAATATAACTTCCAAACCTAGAAAATGTGCCAGTCCCTGTGCTTCAAAAGGATCCGAAAAGCTGCCAATTCCTACACACATGGCTGCTGCCGCCTGCTACAACAAAAATCACAAGTCTTACCGCATTCATATTGAAGTACAAAACCATGATATACACAAGTAACACAACTCAGCATCATATCAAGCGataaaagtgcttattttttaGAGTAAAAGAGCATTGCAACAAACTCGACCATAAACTTTTACACAAGTATGCATGCCACAATCTCAATTGATAATCCATCCTTCAAATAACCTTTAATCTAGAGTTCTAGACCCTTTGGTATTAAGCATTATAGATCATAATCAGATATTTCACACATAAATCATACCCTAACCTTGCCAACTACTTTCCCTATATAAAGTAAAAAGTAACAATCCACTAACCTAGttcaagaaccaagcaataaaatTGAAATAGGAAGGACAATGAAAATTTCAAAAGTTGCAGCAATTTTCAACTTCATA is a window from the Arachis hypogaea cultivar Tifrunner chromosome 1, arahy.Tifrunner.gnm2.J5K5, whole genome shotgun sequence genome containing:
- the LOC112793976 gene encoding nardilysin-like isoform X1: MVIEASNPALVTFSSDDVVFKSPNDRRFYRLLHLSNGLQALIVHDPEIFPQGPLQDEDEADDEEDEDEEEDDDDDEDEEDEEDDEEEEEEEEGEETGMDIDGNKDAAAQTKKQAAAAMCVGIGSFSDPFEAQGLAHFLEHMLFMGSEEFPDENEYDSYLSKHGGSSNAYTETEHTCYHFEVKPEFLKGALRRFSQFFISPLVKMEAMEREVQAVDSEFNQALQSDACRLQQLQCHTSAVGHPLNRFFWGNKKSLVDAMEKGVNLREQIFKLYKDYYHGGLMKLVVIGGDPLDVLESWVAELFGAIRKGPQVNPKFSAEGPIWKSGKVYWLEAVKDVHILDLLWTLPCLHQEYLKKPQDYLAHLLGHEGKGSLLSFLKAKGWATSLSAGVGDEGTYRSTIAYIFVVSINLTDSGVEKIFDIIGFVYQYLKLLHQIPPQEWIFKELQSIGKMDFRFAEEQPQDDYAAELSENLLFYPPEHVIYGEYVYQTWDEQLIKQLLGFFIPENMRVDVVSKLFLKSEDVQCEPWFGSRYVEEDIAQDLMELWRNPPEIEASLHLPSKNEFIPSDFSIRSGDTCDEFANSTSPRCIVDEALIKFWYKLDSTFKVPRANTYFRINLKGGYANARSCVLSELFILLLKDELNEVIYQASIAKLETSVSYVGDKLELKVYGFNEKLPILLSKVLSVARSFIPTGDRFEVIKEDMKRTLKNTNMKPLSHSAYLRLQVLCQSFYDIEEKLHHLNDLFLDDLIAFIPELRSELYIEGLCHGNISEEEAINISNIFKTNFIVNPLPIELRHAERVICLPSSANLVRDVSVKNKSEKNSVVELYFQIEQDLGLGSIKLKALIDLFEEIVDEPLFNQLRTKEQLGYVVECSLRLTYRIFGFCFCVQSSEYDPIYVQGRIDNFIDGVEELLDGLDDDSFENYKSGLMAKLLEKDHSLNYESNRLWSQIVDKRYIFDISKKEAEELKNISKQDVVEWYRTYFRQSSPKCRRLLIRLWGCNTKFEDDVALPETLQAIKDPASFKMSSEFYPNLC
- the LOC112793976 gene encoding nardilysin-like isoform X2; the encoded protein is MVIEASNPALVTFSSDDVVFKSPNDRRFYRLLHLSNGLQALIVHDPEIFPQGPLQDEDEADDEEDEDEEEDDDDDEDEEDEEDDEEEEEEEEGEETGMDIDGNKDAAAQTKKAAAAMCVGIGSFSDPFEAQGLAHFLEHMLFMGSEEFPDENEYDSYLSKHGGSSNAYTETEHTCYHFEVKPEFLKGALRRFSQFFISPLVKMEAMEREVQAVDSEFNQALQSDACRLQQLQCHTSAVGHPLNRFFWGNKKSLVDAMEKGVNLREQIFKLYKDYYHGGLMKLVVIGGDPLDVLESWVAELFGAIRKGPQVNPKFSAEGPIWKSGKVYWLEAVKDVHILDLLWTLPCLHQEYLKKPQDYLAHLLGHEGKGSLLSFLKAKGWATSLSAGVGDEGTYRSTIAYIFVVSINLTDSGVEKIFDIIGFVYQYLKLLHQIPPQEWIFKELQSIGKMDFRFAEEQPQDDYAAELSENLLFYPPEHVIYGEYVYQTWDEQLIKQLLGFFIPENMRVDVVSKLFLKSEDVQCEPWFGSRYVEEDIAQDLMELWRNPPEIEASLHLPSKNEFIPSDFSIRSGDTCDEFANSTSPRCIVDEALIKFWYKLDSTFKVPRANTYFRINLKGGYANARSCVLSELFILLLKDELNEVIYQASIAKLETSVSYVGDKLELKVYGFNEKLPILLSKVLSVARSFIPTGDRFEVIKEDMKRTLKNTNMKPLSHSAYLRLQVLCQSFYDIEEKLHHLNDLFLDDLIAFIPELRSELYIEGLCHGNISEEEAINISNIFKTNFIVNPLPIELRHAERVICLPSSANLVRDVSVKNKSEKNSVVELYFQIEQDLGLGSIKLKALIDLFEEIVDEPLFNQLRTKEQLGYVVECSLRLTYRIFGFCFCVQSSEYDPIYVQGRIDNFIDGVEELLDGLDDDSFENYKSGLMAKLLEKDHSLNYESNRLWSQIVDKRYIFDISKKEAEELKNISKQDVVEWYRTYFRQSSPKCRRLLIRLWGCNTKFEDDVALPETLQAIKDPASFKMSSEFYPNLC
- the LOC112793976 gene encoding nardilysin-like isoform X3, which gives rise to MKTSYLSKHGGSSNAYTETEHTCYHFEVKPEFLKGALRRFSQFFISPLVKMEAMEREVQAVDSEFNQALQSDACRLQQLQCHTSAVGHPLNRFFWGNKKSLVDAMEKGVNLREQIFKLYKDYYHGGLMKLVVIGGDPLDVLESWVAELFGAIRKGPQVNPKFSAEGPIWKSGKVYWLEAVKDVHILDLLWTLPCLHQEYLKKPQDYLAHLLGHEGKGSLLSFLKAKGWATSLSAGVGDEGTYRSTIAYIFVVSINLTDSGVEKIFDIIGFVYQYLKLLHQIPPQEWIFKELQSIGKMDFRFAEEQPQDDYAAELSENLLFYPPEHVIYGEYVYQTWDEQLIKQLLGFFIPENMRVDVVSKLFLKSEDVQCEPWFGSRYVEEDIAQDLMELWRNPPEIEASLHLPSKNEFIPSDFSIRSGDTCDEFANSTSPRCIVDEALIKFWYKLDSTFKVPRANTYFRINLKGGYANARSCVLSELFILLLKDELNEVIYQASIAKLETSVSYVGDKLELKVYGFNEKLPILLSKVLSVARSFIPTGDRFEVIKEDMKRTLKNTNMKPLSHSAYLRLQVLCQSFYDIEEKLHHLNDLFLDDLIAFIPELRSELYIEGLCHGNISEEEAINISNIFKTNFIVNPLPIELRHAERVICLPSSANLVRDVSVKNKSEKNSVVELYFQIEQDLGLGSIKLKALIDLFEEIVDEPLFNQLRTKEQLGYVVECSLRLTYRIFGFCFCVQSSEYDPIYVQGRIDNFIDGVEELLDGLDDDSFENYKSGLMAKLLEKDHSLNYESNRLWSQIVDKRYIFDISKKEAEELKNISKQDVVEWYRTYFRQSSPKCRRLLIRLWGCNTKFEDDVALPETLQAIKDPASFKMSSEFYPNLC